One window of Mediterraneibacter gnavus ATCC 29149 genomic DNA carries:
- a CDS encoding response regulator transcription factor, whose protein sequence is MKNGKICILIADDEKEIRDILRLLLTGEGYAVCTAENGKEALVLASAEVDLYLLDVNMPELSGFMAGSEIRKQFNAPIIFLTAYSGESDKVMGFSAGADDYIVKPFSNMELLMRVKAILRRSARGTAPAQEEKKSHIPFGDLILDLECQSVLRQGEVIVLTYTEFKILELLVTHKKKIYSLENIYQSIWEEDAVGDSAIMVHIKNIRKKLEDDSRNPRYIKTAWGRGYYVDQ, encoded by the coding sequence ATGAAGAATGGAAAGATCTGCATTTTGATTGCAGATGACGAGAAGGAAATCCGGGATATTTTGCGGCTGCTGCTGACGGGGGAAGGCTATGCAGTTTGTACAGCGGAAAATGGAAAGGAAGCATTAGTGTTGGCTTCGGCGGAGGTAGATCTTTACCTTTTGGATGTGAATATGCCGGAACTATCCGGTTTTATGGCAGGATCAGAAATCCGAAAACAATTTAATGCTCCTATTATTTTTCTGACAGCCTATTCCGGGGAATCGGACAAGGTTATGGGCTTTTCTGCGGGGGCAGATGATTATATTGTCAAGCCCTTTTCCAATATGGAGCTTTTGATGCGGGTGAAAGCGATTTTACGCAGGAGTGCCCGTGGGACGGCACCAGCGCAGGAGGAAAAGAAGAGCCATATCCCTTTTGGGGATCTAATTTTGGACTTGGAATGCCAATCCGTGCTGCGACAAGGAGAGGTCATTGTCTTAACGTATACAGAATTTAAAATACTGGAATTATTGGTCACCCATAAAAAGAAGATCTATTCTCTGGAAAACATTTACCAAAGCATTTGGGAAGAAGATGCGGTGGGGGATAGTGCTATCATGGTGCATATCAAAAATATCAGAAAGAAACTGGAGGATGATTCCAGAAATCCAAGATATATCAAAACTGCTTGGGGACGGGGGTATTATGTTGATCAGTGA
- a CDS encoding sensor histidine kinase: protein MLISEKRRNTPKLSREIMGLLCITAAIALFFFGFLYLTANAIASTYLLENDILLTEGQLLTLQGGIRSLSLLSAVLLFLALFLFLLGQKMAYLREIIQGVEALRTHRMDFTMPIEGDNELKELAESINFLSETERRLRQLETELQAEKEQLIRDLSHDIRTPLTAMLSYSDYLGRKETLEQEEVQEYIALVQRKGQQIKALTDRLLDSGSRDLETIEDGKLLMEQLAGEWEEILENTFPCIVDTKNCPAFYGSFDIQELRRIFDNLASNVEKYADREQPVELRIDAVDKRLRVCQRNGIKTGTVPVESNQIGLESIRRIAALYGGMVKVSIEQGIFSIQITLSEVDGSHL from the coding sequence ATGTTGATCAGTGAAAAAAGAAGAAATACCCCCAAATTGTCCAGAGAGATTATGGGGCTTTTATGTATCACGGCGGCAATTGCTTTATTCTTCTTTGGCTTTTTATATTTGACGGCAAATGCCATTGCTTCGACTTATCTCCTTGAAAATGATATTTTGCTGACAGAAGGACAGCTGCTGACGTTGCAGGGGGGGATCCGCAGCCTCAGCCTATTGTCGGCGGTGCTTTTATTTCTTGCCCTGTTTTTGTTTCTTTTGGGGCAGAAAATGGCTTATCTGAGGGAGATCATTCAGGGGGTGGAAGCCCTGCGTACCCATCGGATGGATTTTACCATGCCCATTGAGGGGGACAATGAATTGAAGGAACTGGCAGAAAGCATCAATTTCCTTTCGGAAACGGAACGGCGGCTGCGGCAGCTGGAAACAGAGTTGCAGGCGGAAAAGGAACAGTTGATCCGTGATCTTTCCCACGATATCCGTACCCCTCTGACGGCGATGTTATCTTATTCTGATTATTTGGGGCGGAAAGAGACATTGGAGCAGGAGGAAGTGCAGGAATACATTGCCCTGGTGCAACGAAAAGGCCAGCAGATCAAGGCACTGACTGACAGATTATTGGATAGCGGCAGCAGAGATTTAGAAACCATTGAGGATGGCAAGCTGCTGATGGAGCAGCTTGCGGGAGAATGGGAAGAAATTCTGGAGAATACGTTTCCCTGTATCGTAGATACAAAAAATTGTCCCGCATTCTATGGATCTTTCGATATTCAGGAGCTGCGGCGGATCTTTGATAATCTTGCTTCTAATGTGGAAAAATATGCGGATCGGGAGCAGCCTGTGGAATTGCGGATCGATGCTGTGGATAAACGCCTTCGGGTCTGCCAAAGGAATGGAATCAAAACGGGCACGGTTCCGGTGGAGAGCAATCAAATCGGCTTGGAAAGTATCCGGCGGATCGCCGCTTTGTATGGCGGGATGGTGAAAGTTTCCATAGAGCAAGGAATTTTTTCTATCCAGATCACGCTTTCTGAGGTTGATGGGTCACATCTTTAG